Genomic segment of bacterium:
AGGGTGGAGAGACTCCGAAGGCGGAGACGAGGCCTTCGACGCTGCTGCCTCAGCTCAAAACCGGCTTTGCCGAGGCCTTGAGCGCCGCCTCCCTGAGTCGAGCCCTCGAAACGCCGCCTTCCTCTGGCGCGGTGCGAACCTGGAAGGTGTTGATCCAGGCGTCCTCTGAGCCCGAAAGGCGCGGCTGAAGAATCAGATCGCGAGCGTCGGGCGCCGGCACCGACAACTCCACTCGACGCAAGCCCAGAACCTGCCCGCCCGCCCTCCAGGTCCGGGCCATTACGGCAAGCGAGTACTCCCCCGGCGGCAGGTCCAGCTGGCCGTTGAATTTGAGCCCCCCGGCGGCCAAGGCCTCACCATACCGCCCCAGGTCGAGCTCGAAAGTCTGCATGACGTAGCCTCGGACGCTAGCCTCACCAGCAATCGCATAGACGAGAAAATCGACTCTGAGCTGTTCTTGGTCCTGTCCGGAGATCAAATCGCGACCCGCGACCTCGACGAACAGCCCAACGGTGGCGCTTTCGTTCGCCCAGGACAACGGTGCCGCGATGGCCTCCATGGCCAGCCCGCCTCCCTGCTGACCGCTCAAGATCAGGGCCGCGGTCTCGGCGTTCAGGCCGCCGGGATCGCGAACGATGATCGTCGATTCGAGCGGCCGGCCGAACAACAACACCGCCACGAGAGCGAACAGTGGCCCGGGTGCGCCTCGGCGTTGCATCGTCTCTGTTAATCGAAGGCTATGACGCAGCGGGGGGTTCATACGTCACGCTGACCGCCGAGTCCACGTTGGCCAGTGAGTCGTGCACGCCGACAGCAACGGCGCTCTTGACTCTGCGCATGCCCAGCTTGACTCGGTAACCGGCCACCTGACCGAGCGCGGTCAGGAGCTGCTCGTTACGGATTCGAACCGGAACCTGAATCGTCTGCACCGGCGAAGAACGTCCCCGATCTTTTGCCGCTACCGCGATCTTGATCTGTCCAACGTGATAGTCACCCTGCGGCAGTAGCACGAGCTTCGCAATCGGGACCTTGACGATCACCGGGACCACGATCTGCCCGCGCTTCTCGGCCGGCTCGGCCTCACCGAACTCGACCGCGATCTGCAACGGATTCGACTGGACGTCGAGAAGCAGTGCCGACAGCGTGAGATCCGCGGTCTGCTCTTCACGGGTTTTGTGCCGGTAGCGCTCGCGGTGCCGGACGGTCCATTCCTCGTTCGGAACAACCACGTGGATGCGGTGGGTCTGCTGATCGTCCGTATGGTCCACCGAATAGCCCAGCGAATAGTAGCTATCGAAGTCTTCACGCATGCGATCGAGCATGCCATCGAGGTTTCGACTATTGACCAAGGCGAAACCTCCGGTGGCTTCGGACAGAAAGCGCATCGGACTTCCCGTGTTGGCGCTCGCAACCGATTCCACGGCGGGAGTCCAGACCTGGGTGCCTCTCGCACGTTGCGAACCGATGAAGGCCGGCGTCTCGCCGGTCACCGAAGCGCTCGGGCCACCACCGCCGGGCCGCAAGGCATAGAAAGTGACTTCGCTGGCGTTGGCGGCGTCGGCGAGGTCCTCGAGGTACTCATCCGTGCGCAGCTCGGTGGCCTCGACGGTCACGGAGCCAATGCCGACGTCCCTGGCGTACTCACTGAACTTGTTCTCCCAGGCGTAGAAAAGCTCTTCGCCCGGCCGCATCGGAAGGCCATCACTCACGTAGAGCACCGCCTTGCGCCCCGGCACGCCGGAGAGCGAGCCGATGAATTGTCTGAGTCCGGCGATAGTCGAGCGCACCAGATTGTGCTCCCGCTGGGCGAAGGCCCGAATCGACTCCAGAACGACCAGGGCCTCGTCTCCGGTCGTGTCTTCGGCCTGCATCGGCGCGCTGCCAAGCGCCGCCTCCCCCGTGACGTCGCCGGGCAGGTCCACCGAGCGGATATCAGCCACTATGGACCGGCGCTCGAGATCCAGCAATGCGCCCTTGCCCGCGGTCCCGCTCATCTCGTCGAGCGCCGCGATGATCTCGTCCGGGTCGGCGCTCATCTCCTGCTGGACCATGAGACCGCCGTCGGAAGAGACCAACATGATCCGATCGCTGGGCCTGAGCTGCTCGCCAACGAAGTCCCGCAGCGCACGAAGGGCGCGGTTGCGATTTGCCGGAGCCAAGTTCTCATTGTCGACGTAGACCACGAGATGAAGCTGCTTGGGCTGAATCGGCGCGATCTCCTCGCCAGCGCCAGCGCCTTCCGATGCCGCCGAGGCCTCGACGCTGCCGCCCCGAACCACGTAGAAGTTGCTGATCTCGACCGGCTCGCCGTCCTCGAGAACCTGGAAATCGTCTTTCGAGAGGTCCGTCACCATGCGACCGTCCTTGTCGGTCACGAAGACCTCGACGTTGACGACGCTGACGTCGACCTGTTCCAGGAAGATCTGGTCTTCCTGCGCTCTTGCCGCGGCAGTTGCTATCGCGACCAGCAGCAGGCCGCTGGCGACCGCCGAGATCGCCTTTCTGAGATTGCACCTTTGAAACATCGGCTGCCCCCCCCGAACGATGCTGAATTACGGGCGACGATACGCGCCTCACTTGAGACGCTAGCACAGCCAAAAAAGTCCTGGGTAGCCGAACGAACCGCGCAACGCAAAAGTGGATATCATGCGCAGGCGTGCTGAGAGCCGGCACCACGGCAACGCCGGCAACCGAGGAGAACCGAACATGCCCAACAACCCCCGCCGACTCAGCCAGGGCGTAACGGCGCTCTTGGCCGCTCTGGCACTCTCGAGCCCGTTGCCGGCGCAGTCGGCAGCCGCCGAGGCCGGAGCCGATCCGGCCCGAATCCCCGATTTCGTGCTCACCGATCAGCACGGCTCGGCCTTCGGGACTCGCCAGCTCGAGGGCCGAGTCTGGATTGCAAACCTCGTTTTCACGCGCTGCCGAGGAACCTGCTCCGAGCTGACGCGTCGAATGACGCGGTTACAGGCCGAACTGTTCAATCACCCCGACTGGGGGGACATTCGCCTCGTCACGTTCACGACCGACCCGGAGCACGACACGGCCGAGCGCCTGCTCAATTTTTCCAGAACGAACGCCTACGCCTATGACAGCCACTGGCGTTTCCTGACCGGAGCGCGGGACGACTTGTCCCGCTTCTTCGAGATCGGGTTGCGGCTGGAGCCGGCCTCGGGAGACGCCGGCCCGATCGCCCATAGCCAGATGTTCACGCTCGTAGACCGAGACGGCAGTCTGCGCGGGCACTACGAGGTACTCGAGCCCAGCGGTTGGCGCGACCTGTTGGCCGAAATCGAAAGCGCGCTCCGAGAGCCCTGGTCCGGCACCAGAGAGCCCGAGCCGAGGCTGCCAGAAGTCGCCCATCCTCGCCCGACTCCCGACATGCCCTGGCTCGAGGCCGCCGATCCCACCTGGCTCGAGCCTCGCCGGCGGGCTCAGCTCGCGTCCGCCGATCAGATCGGCGCGTTTCACGGCTTTCGGTTCACCGACCGAATTGCCGAGTCCGGAATCTCGTTCCTGAACCGCGTCGTCGATGACGGCGGTCTTGTCTACAAGGGCGTTCACTACGATCACGGCAACGGTGTCGCCGTGGCCGACGTCGACGCCGACGGCCTCTACGACCTCTATCTCACCACCCAGCTGGGAAGAAACGGCCTCTGGAAGAACGTCGGCGGCGGACGCTTCGCCGACATCACCGAGCAAGCCGGAGTCGGACTCGGGAACCGCATCAGCGTCGCAGCTTCGTTTGCCGACACCGACAACGACGGCGACCCCGACCTGATGGTCACCACAGTCCGGGATGGCAACGTTCTGTTCGAGAACGACGGCACCGGAAGATTCAGAGACATCAGCGCCAGCGCCGGGGTCGACTACTCCGGACACTCGTCGGGTGTCGTCTTCTTCGACTACGACCTCGACGGACGACTCGATCTCTTCGTGAGCAACGTCGGCATCTACACCGGTGACGACCGCGGACGTGGCGGCTATTACATCGGCTTCACAGACGCATTTTCCGGCCACCTCTACCCGAACCGAACCGAGCGCAGCATTCTCTACAAGAACCTGGGTGAGAACCGCTTTCAGGACGCCACCGCCGCGACCCGTCTCCTGGACGACAGCTGGACCGGCGACGCCAGCCCGATCGATCTCAACACGGACGGCTACCCCGATCTCTACGTCCTCGACATGCAGGGCAACGACGACTACTTCGAAAACGTCCGCGGTGAGTACTTCGAGAGAAAGAGTCGCGAGGTGTTTCCCCTGACCCCTTGGGGATCGATGGGTATCAAGGTCTTCGACGTCGACAACGACGGCCTGATGGACATCTTCTTGAGCGATATGCACTCGGACATGAGCGAGATGATCGGCCCCGAGCGCGAGAAACTCAAGTCGCGCATGCGATGGTCACCGGCCGCGCTCGGCGCCGATGCAAAGAGCATCTTCGGCAACGCGCTGTTTCGAAACCTCGGCGAAGGCCGATTCAAAGAGGTCTCGGACCGGATGGGGAGCGAGAACTACTGGCCCTGGGGCTTCAGCGTCAGCGACCTCAATGCAGATGGCTTCGACGACGTGTTCCTCACCAGCAGCATGAACTTTCCATGGCGCTACGGAGTCAACACCGTGCTGCTCAACGACAAGGGCGAGCGCTTTCATGATGCCGAGTTCATCCTGGGCGTCGAGCCACGCAAGGGCGGCCGCACGACGACTCCCTGGTTCGAGCTGGACTGCTCCGGAGACCTGACCAAGCACCCGCTCTACGCCCCGATCTGCGCCGGCCGCACCGAACGGATAGAGGTTCAGGGGGCGCTCGGCTCGCGCTCGTCGGTCATCTTCGATCTTGACGACGACGGCGACCTCGATATCGTCACCAATGATTTCAATTCGGAGCCGATGGTGCTGGTCAGCGATCTCGCCGAGACCGCGGACATCAACTTCCTGAAGGTCCGTCTCATCGGGACCGAGTCCAATCGCGACGGCCTGGGCGCGCGGGTCACGGTGTTCGCCGGTGACAACTCCTACCTCAAGGTGCACGACGGCAAGTCAGGCTACCTTTCGCAGAGCTCCTACCCGCTCTACTTCGGGCTCGGAGACGCCACGGCGGTAGACCGCGTCGAGGTCGTCTGGCCGTCCGGCAAGCGCCAGACCGTGCCGGGGCCGATCGCGGCGAACCAGACTCGCGAGATCACCGAGGACTGAGCTACTCTGCCTTCAAGTGCTTCTCGAACCACTTGACCACTGCCACGCGTGAAGTGATGCGGTTGGCCGTCTTGCTGAAGCCGTGTCCCTCGTCCGGAAAGAGCACATACTCGACCGGAACGCCGCGGGCCTTCAGGCTCTCGACGACCTGCTCGGCCTCGACCACCGGCACGTTGGTGTCGTTGGCGCCGTGCAGCACGATGGTCGCCGCCTTGACCCGATCGACCTTGTGAATGGGCGAGAGGTCCCTCAGCAGCTCGGCCTGGGTCGCCGGATCGCCGTACTCCAGGGTCGAGATCGCCGCCATCCACGGCTCGGTGTGGGCAAAGAAAGTTTCGAAATTGACCACGCCGAAGAGATTCGCGCCGGCCGCGAAGAGATCCGGATACCAGGCCAGGCCGGCCATGGTCATGTAGCCGCCGTACGATCCTCCCATGATTCCCAGACGGTCGGGATCGGCGAGGCCGGCATCGACCAGGTAGTCGACCGACGCCTCGATGTCTCGGATACCGTCGTAGCGAAGCTCGACGTTGTCGAGATTCACAAACCGTTTGCCGAAGCCGGCGGAACCTCGAACGTTGGGCGCGAAGACACCGATTCCACGCAGCAACAACGCCTGGTAATCGCTCCGAAAGCTCGGCCTTTCCTGTCCCTCTGGGCCGCCATGAAACGAGAGAACATAAGGCGCCGCTTCGGTGACCCCGTGAGGCCGGTAGAGCCAGCCGGTGAGCTCTAGCCCATCGTGAGCCGAGTAGCTCCTGAG
This window contains:
- a CDS encoding VWA domain-containing protein; this translates as MFQRCNLRKAISAVASGLLLVAIATAAARAQEDQIFLEQVDVSVVNVEVFVTDKDGRMVTDLSKDDFQVLEDGEPVEISNFYVVRGGSVEASAASEGAGAGEEIAPIQPKQLHLVVYVDNENLAPANRNRALRALRDFVGEQLRPSDRIMLVSSDGGLMVQQEMSADPDEIIAALDEMSGTAGKGALLDLERRSIVADIRSVDLPGDVTGEAALGSAPMQAEDTTGDEALVVLESIRAFAQREHNLVRSTIAGLRQFIGSLSGVPGRKAVLYVSDGLPMRPGEELFYAWENKFSEYARDVGIGSVTVEATELRTDEYLEDLADAANASEVTFYALRPGGGGPSASVTGETPAFIGSQRARGTQVWTPAVESVASANTGSPMRFLSEATGGFALVNSRNLDGMLDRMREDFDSYYSLGYSVDHTDDQQTHRIHVVVPNEEWTVRHRERYRHKTREEQTADLTLSALLLDVQSNPLQIAVEFGEAEPAEKRGQIVVPVIVKVPIAKLVLLPQGDYHVGQIKIAVAAKDRGRSSPVQTIQVPVRIRNEQLLTALGQVAGYRVKLGMRRVKSAVAVGVHDSLANVDSAVSVTYEPPAAS